Proteins co-encoded in one Bacteroidia bacterium genomic window:
- a CDS encoding methyltransferase domain-containing protein: MRNRFCAKRFVRSISPISVERFRIHLSGITFAQKRLPQVEFIQLDATKMPFRESFDAIGAFDVLEHIEQDEIVMQQVGLALKKGGYFFISVPQYQWMWSITDDMAYHKRRYHRTELHQKLEKAGFEVLYMTSFVFALFPLMVLHRLLNKRNKQAESELKANNEILIHPLLNRSFKIVMKIDEWFIRRNLSLPYGGSLIAVARKKM, encoded by the coding sequence TTGCGGAACAGGTTTTGTGCTAAAAGGTTTGTCAGAAGTATTTCCCCAATATCGGTTGAAAGGTTCAGAATTCATTTGTCGGGTATTACTTTTGCGCAAAAGCGACTACCACAGGTTGAGTTTATTCAACTGGATGCTACCAAAATGCCATTCCGGGAGTCCTTTGACGCCATCGGTGCTTTTGATGTACTGGAACATATAGAGCAGGATGAAATAGTTATGCAGCAAGTAGGTCTGGCACTCAAAAAAGGCGGGTATTTTTTCATTAGTGTACCTCAATACCAATGGATGTGGAGCATTACTGATGACATGGCATATCATAAGCGGCGTTATCATCGGACAGAATTGCACCAAAAGTTGGAAAAAGCAGGGTTTGAGGTACTGTATATGACTTCATTTGTATTTGCACTATTCCCATTAATGGTACTCCATCGCCTCCTTAACAAAAGAAATAAGCAAGCTGAGTCAGAGTTAAAAGCTAATAATGAAATATTGATTCACCCCTTACTCAATAGAAGTTTCAAAATTGTTATGAAAATAGATGAGTGGTTCATTCGACGCAACTTATCATTGCCATATGGCGGCTCGCTGATAGCAGTAGCGCGAAAAAAGATGTAA